The following coding sequences are from one Salvelinus namaycush isolate Seneca chromosome 23, SaNama_1.0, whole genome shotgun sequence window:
- the gpr55a gene encoding G-protein coupled receptor 55a codes for MPLCERNVCYIQWIVYIPTFVVGLPLNLATLWLLLFRIRRWTESTVYLSSLIINDSLLIFSLPFKIYAFGRTWGLSMGFCTFLESLVFVNIYGSIVLIVCISGDRYVSLRFPFNGKRLRSPRKAALVCLAVWVTVFAFTTPVYELHNKNTTSLHNNETRCFEGFSRETWGKKWIIVAMETVFTISTVTMLFFSVRVMQILRDMRRRNPLDKKVRDNKSVKIVLSNLVAFMLCFIPYHVAAVVYFLAKNRTENPDVIDPLRDFVHISTCLGSVNCLTDGVCYYFILKENLLTASQERRRMSTRGNYVAKPGEINQHPMDNIMVKGPGETGSDNQVTGDR; via the coding sequence ATGCCACTGTGTGAAAGGAACGTGTGCTATATACAATGGATTGTCTACATCCCCACGTTCGTGGTGGGTTTACCCCTCAACCTGGCCACCCTGTGGCTCCTCCTCTTCAGGATCCGTCGATGGACTGAGTCCACAGTATACCTCAGCAGTCTGATCATCAACGACAGCCTTCTCATCTTTTCTCTGCCCTTCAAGATATACGCCTTCGGCCGCACCTGGGGCCTGAGCATGGGCTTCTGCACCTTCCTGGAGAGCCTGGTGTTCGTCAACATCTATGGGAGCATCGTACTGATCGTGTGCATCTCAGGCGACCGATATGTTTCTCTGCGGTTTCCATTCAACGGCAAGCGTCTACGGTCGCCACGGAAGGCTGCCCTGGTATGCCTGGCTGTGTGGGTGACGGTATTCGCTTTCACCACACCCGTCTATGAGCTCCACAACAAAAACACTACTAGCCTGCACAACAACGAAACCAGATGTTTCGAAGGATTCTCCAGGGAAACCTGGGGGAAGAAATGGATCATTGTTGCCATGGAGACGGTGTTCACAATCAGCACTGTCACTATGTTGTTCTTCTCGGTGCGCGTGATGCAGATCCTGAGAGATATGCGGCGTCGGAACCCGCTGGACAAGAAGGTGAGGGACAACAAGTCTGTGAAGATCGTCCTGAGCAACCTGGTGGCCTTCATGCTGTGCTTCATCCCGTACCACGTGGCCGCAGTCGTCTACTTCCTGGCCAAGAACCGCACAGAGAACCCAGACGTCATCGACCCCCTCAGAGACTTCGTCCACATCAGCACCTGTCTGGGCAGTGTCAACTGTCTGACGGACGGGGTCTGCTACTACTTCATCCTGAAGGAGAACCTGTTGACTGCCagccaggagaggaggaggatgtccaCTAGAGGGAACTACGTGGCAAAGCCCGGGGAAATCAACCAGCATCCGATGGACAACATCATGGTCAAGGGACCCGGAGAGACAGGATCAGACAACCAGGTCACTGGAGATCGATAG